The proteins below are encoded in one region of Drosophila santomea strain STO CAGO 1482 chromosome 3R, Prin_Dsan_1.1, whole genome shotgun sequence:
- the LOC120452728 gene encoding AP-1 complex subunit sigma-2 isoform X1 has protein sequence MMLFMLLFSRQGKLRLQKWYMAYPDKVKKKITRELVTTILARKPKMCSFLEWKDCKIVYKRYASLYFCCAIEQNDNELLTLEIIHRYVELLDKYFGSVCELDIIFNFEKAYFILDELLIGGEIQETSKKNVLKAIASQDLLQEDETPQSFFDDHGLG, from the exons ATG ATGCTTTTCATGCTGCTGTTCAGTCGGCAGGGCAAGCTGCGTTTACAAAAGTGGTACATGGCCTATCCGGATAAGGTGAAAAAGAAGATCACCCGGGAACTGGTCACCACGATACTGGCCCGCAAGCCCAAAATGTGCTCCTTTCTGGAGTGGAAGGACTGCAAGATTGTCTACAAAAG ATATGCAAGCTTGTATTTCTGTTGCGCCATCGAGCAGAACGACAACGAACTGCTGACACTGGAGATCATTCATCGCTATGTGGAGCTGTTGGATAAGTACTTTGGCAGC GTCTGCGAGCTGGACATTATCTTTAACTTTGAAAAAGCATACTTTATCCTGGATGAGCTGCTCATTGGCGGCGAGATCCAGGAGACGTCCAAAAAGAACGTACTTAAGGCGATCGCCTCGCAGGATCTGCTCCAAGAG GATGAGACCCCGCAGAGTTTCTTCGACGATCACGGCCTGGGCTAA
- the LOC120450773 gene encoding bifunctional glutamate/proline--tRNA ligase isoform X1 encodes MSIKLKANLNNPPISGLATAHLINGTVPVEIVWSKEETSLQFPDNRLLVCHSNNDVLRALARAAPDYKLYGETAIERTQIDHWLSFSLTCEDDISWALSFLDKSIAPVTYLVANKLTIADFALFNEMHSRYEFLAAKGIPQHVQRWYDLITAQPLIQKVLQSLPADAKVKRSPQSSKEQTPAKTGERKQEGKFVDLPGAEMGKVVVRFPPEASGYLHIGHAKAALLNQYYALAFQGTLIMRFDDTNPAKETVEFENVILGDLEQLQIKPDLFTHTSNYFDLMLDYCVQLIKESKAYVDDTPPEQMKLEREQRVESANRSNSVEKNLSLWEEMVKGSEKGQKYCVRAKIDMSSPNGCLRDPTIYRCKNEPHPRTGTKYKVYPTYDFACPIVDAIENVTHTLRTTEYHDRDDQFYWFIDALKLRKPYIWSYSRLNMTNTVLSKRKLTWFVDSGLVDGWDDPRFPTVRGIIRRGMTVEGLKEFIIAQGSSKSVVFMNWDKIWAFNKKVIDPIAPRYTALEKDKRIIVNVAGAKVERIQVSVHPKDESLGKKTVLLGPRIYIDYVDAEALKEGENATFINWGNILIKKVNKDASGNITSVDAALNLENKDFKKTLKLTWLAVEEDASAYPPTYCVYFENIISKAVLGKDEDFKQFIGHKTRDEVAMLGDPELKKCKKGDIIQLQRRGFFKVDVAYAPPSGYTSVPSPIVLFSIPDGHTKDVPTSGLKVNAPEAKTTKKASSPVSSSGQASELDSQITQQGDLVRDLKSKKAAKDQIDVAVKKLLALKADYKSATGKDWKPGQTPAPSASVPAASSSPANDAVSVNASIVKQGDLVRDLKGKKASKPEIDAAVKTLLELKAQYKTLTGQDWKPGTVPPTAAPAATPAPSAAAANDSVAQILSQITAQGDKVRELKSAKADKATVDAAVKTLLSLKADYKAATGSDWKPGTTAPAPAAAAVKVKQEKNPEPASGPAVNTLLDKIAQQGDKIRQLKLAKSEKSLVEAEVKLLLALKTDYKSLTGQEWKPGTVAPAPTTVAVVDLTGGDSGSDVGSVLSKIQAQGDKIRKLKSEKAAKNVIDPEVKALLALKAEYKTLSGKDWTPDAKAEPAVVKKEASPVSMASPAKDELTQEINAQGEKVRAAKGNKVAKEVIDAEVAKLLALKAKYKEVTGTDFPVAGRGGGGGGGGSAKKAPKDAQPKPAKPVKKEPAADASGAVKKQTRLGLEATKEDNLPDWYSQVITKGEMIEYYDVSGCYILRHWSFAIWKAIKTWFDAEITRMGVKECYFPIFVSKAVLEKEKTHIADFAPEVAWVTKSGDSDLAEPIAVRPTSETVMYPAYAKWVQSYRDLPIRLNQWNNVVRWEFKQPTPFLRTREFLWQEGHTAFADKEEAAKEVLDILDLYALVYTHLLAIPVVKGRKTEKEKFAGGDYTTTVEAFISASGRAIQGATSHHLGQNFSKMFEIVYEDPETQQKKYVYQNSWGLTTRTIGVMIMVHADNQGLVLPPHVACIQAIVVPCGITVNTKDDERAQLLDACKALEKRLVGGGVRCEGDYRDNYSPGWKFNHWELKGVPLRLEVGPKDLKAQQLVAVRRDTGEKITIPLADVEKKIPALLETIHASMLKKAEEDLTSHTKKVTNWTDFCGFLEQKNLLLAPFCGEISCEDKIKADSARGEEAEPGAPAMGAKSLCIPFDQPAPIAASDKCINPNCTNKPKFYTLFGRSY; translated from the exons ATGTCAATAAAGCTCAAAGCTAACCTCAACAATCCGCCCATAA GTGGCCTGGCGACGGCGCATCTAATCAATGGCACGGTGCCCGTGGAGATAGTATGGAGCAAGGAGGAGACTTCCCTTCAATTCCCGGATAATCGCCTGTTGGTGTGCCACTCCAACAACGATGTGCTCCGCGCCCTCGCTCGCGCTGCTCCGGACTACAAGCTGTACGGAGAGACGGCCATCGAACGAACACAGATTGATCACTGGCTGTCTTTCTCACTGACCTGCGAGGATGACATATCCTGGGCACTCTCCTTCCTGGACAAGTCCATTGCCCCGGTGACGTACCTGGTGGCCAACAAGCTGACAATCGCCGACTTTGCACTGTTCAACGAGATGCACTCGCGCTATGAGTTCCTCGCCGCCAAGGGCATTCCTCAGCACGTGCAGCGCTGGTATGACCTCATCACCGCCCAGCCGTTGATCCAGAAGGTGCTGCAGTCCCTGCCAGCGGATGCTAAGGTTAAGAGAAGTCCACAGTCTTCCAAGGAGCAGACACCAGCCAAAACAGGCGAGCGCAAGCAGGAGGGCAAGTTCGTGGACCTGCCAGGTGCCGAGATGGGCAAAGTGGTTGTGCGCTTCCCGCCAGAGGCCTCTGGCTATCTGCACATTGGTCACGCCAAGGCAGCGCTGCTGAATCAGTACTACGCTCTGGCGTTCCAAGGAACGCTGATCATGAGATTCGATGACACGAATCCCGCCAAGGAGACGGTCGAGTTCGAAAATGTCATTCTCGGCGATCTCGAGCAGCTGCAGATCAAGCCCGACTTATTTACGCACACCTCAAACTACTTCGACCTCATGCTCGACTACTGTGTCCAGCTGATCAAGGAGAGCAAGGCCTATGTGGATGATACCCCTCCGGAGCAAATGAAGCTGGAGCGTGAACAACGTGTGGAATCCGCCAATCGCTCTAACT ctGTCGAGAAGAATCTTTCGCTGTGGGAGGAGATGGTTAAGGGCTCTGAGAAGGGTCAAAAGTACTGCGTGCGCGCCAAGATCGACATGAGCTCCCCCAACGGATGCTTGCGCGATCCCACAATCTATCGCTGCAAGAACGAGCCACATCCTCGCACGGGAACCAAATACAA GGTGTACCCCACCTATGACTTTGCCTGCCCCATTGTGGACGCCATCGAGAATGTGACCCACACCCTGCGCACCACTGAATACCATGACCGAGATGATCAATTCTACTGGTTCATTGATGCCCTGAAGCTGAGAAAACCGTACATCTGGTCATACAGTCGACTGAACATGACCAACACTGTGTTGTCCAAGAGGAAACTTACCTGGTTTGTGGATTCCGGTCTGGTTGATGGCTGGGATGATCCTCGCTTCCCAACGGTGCGTGGTATCATCCGTCGCGGCATGACTGTGGAGGGTTTAAAGGAGTTCATCATTGCCCAAGGCAGCAGTAAATCCGTAGTGTTCATGAACTGGGATAAGATCTGGGCCTTCAACAAGAAGGTCATCGATCCCATTGCTCCTCGTTACACAGCCTTGGAGAAGGATAAGCGCATTATTGTTAATGTGGCTGGCGCTAAGGTGGAAAGGATCCAGGTATCCGTGCATCCCAAGGATGAATCACTTGGCAAGAAGACCGTCTTGTTGGGTCCCCGCATCTACATCGACTACGTTGATGCCGAAGCCTTGAAGGAGGGTGAAAATGCCACGTTCATTAACTGGGGCAACATTCTCATCAAGAAGGTTAACAAGGATGCATCTGGAAACATAACTTCCGTTGATGCTGCCCTCAATTTGGAGAACAAGGACTTCAAAAAGACTCTTAAACTCACCTGGTTGGCTGTGGAAGAGGATGCCAGTGCCTATCCACCCACTTACTGCGTTTACTTTGAGAATATCATTAGCAAAGCTGTTTTGGGCAAGGACGAGGACTTTAAGCAGTTTATTGGCCACAAGACCCGTGATGAGGTTGCCATGCTGGGCGATCCAGAACTGAAGAAGTGCAAGAAGGGCGATATCATCCAGTTGCAGAGACGTGGCTTCTTCAAGGTCGACGTCGCCTATGCTCCGCCCAGTGGATACACCAGCGTTCCTTCTCCCATTGTTTTGTTCTCTATTCCTGATGGACACACGAAGGATGTGCCAACTTCCGGCCTAAAAGTGAATGCTCCGGAAGCCAAAACGACG AAAAAGGCATCCTCACCTGTAAGTTCTTCCGGTCAAGCTTCCGAATTGGACAGTCAAATTACCCAGCAAGGCGATCTGGTCCGAGATCTGAAATCCAAGAAAGCTGCCAAGGATCAAATCGATGTTGCTGTGAAGAAGCTGCTCGCCCTGAAAGCGGATTACAAGTCAGCTACTGGAAAGGATTGGAAACCGGGGCAAactcctgctccttctgcaTCTGTACCTGCCGCCAGCTCATCCCCTGCCAACGACGCCGTTTCCGTTAACGCCAGTATTGTCAAGCAAGGCGATTTGGTCAGAGATCTGAAGGGAAAGAAGGCTAGCAAACCGGAGATTGACGCTGCTGTTAAAACCCTTCTTGAACTCAAGGCTCAGTACAAAACTCTCACCGGTCAGGATTGGAAGCCAGGCACTGTACCACCCACTGCCGCTCCAGCTGCAACTCCTGCTCCATCTGCCGCCGCTGCCAACGATTCGGTGGCCCAAATTCTTAGCCAAATCACTGCCCAGGGTGACAAAGTCCGGGAACTAAAGTCAGCTAAAGCCGATAAGGCCACCGTTGATGCTGCAGTAAAGACGCTGCTTAGCTTGAAGGCTGACTACAAAGCAGCCACCGGCAGTGACTGGAAGCCAGGCACCACAGCTCCAGCtcccgcagcagcagcagtaaaaGTCAAACAGGAGAAGAATCCGGAGCCAGCTTCTGGCCCTGCGGTAAACACACTGCTTGACAAGATCGCGCAGCAGGGTGATAAAATTCGTCAATTGAAATTGGCGAAATCGGAGAAATCTCTTGTGGAAGCTGAGGTTAAACTTCTGCTGGCTCTAAAAACGGACTACAAATCCCTAACGGGTCAGGAGTGGAAACCAGGCACTGTGGCACCCGCTCCCACAACTGTTGCCGTTGTAGATCTCACTGGTGGAGATTCCGGCAGTGACGTCGGCAGTGTCTTGAGCAAGATTCAGGCACAAGGCGATAAGATCCGGAAACTAAAGTCAGAGAAGGCAGCCAAGAACGTTATCGATCCTGAGGTTAAGGCTCTGCTGGCCCTTAAAGCTGAATACAAGACGCTGAGCGGTAAGGACTGGACACCAGACGCTAAGGCTGAACCAGCTGTTGTAAAAAAAGAAGCTAGCCCCGTTTCGATGGCATCGCCGGCTAAGGATGAACTCACCCAGGAGATTAATGCTCAGGGGGAGAAGGTACGCGCCGCGAAGGGTAATAAGGTAGCCAAGGAAGTGATCGATGCTGAAGTGGCCAAGTTGTTGGCACTCAAGGCCAAGTACAAGGAGGTCACGGGCACCGATTTCCCTGTTGCAGGTCGCGGaggtggcggcggaggaggaggttCAGCCAAGAAAGCGCCAAAGGACGCGCAACCAAAGCCAGCCAAGCCAGTGAAAAAGGAGCCTGCAGCCGATGCGTCCGGAGCTGTAAAGAAGCAAACCCGTCTGGGTCTGGAGGCTACCAAGGAGGATAACTTGCCCGACTGGTACTCGCAGGTTATCACCAAGGGTGAGATGATCGAATATTACGACGTTTCTGGATGCTACATTCTGCGTCACTGGTCCTTCGCCATTTGGAAAGCCATTAAGACTTGGTTCGATGCTGAGATTACACGCATGGGCGTCAAGGAGTGCTACTTCCCCATCTTCGTTTCTAAAGCGGTGCTGGAAAAGGAGAAGACGCACATCGCGGACTTCGCGCCGGAGGTGGCCTGGGTCACCAAGTCCGGTGACTCTGATTTGGCCGAGCCAATCGCAGTGCGTCCTACCTCCGAGACCGTCATGTACCCCGCCTACGCGAAATGGGTACAGTCCTACAGGGATCTGCCGATTCGTCTCAATCAGTGGAATAACGTTGTC CGCTGGGAATTCAAGCAGCCAACTCCTTTCCTGCGTACCCGCGAGTTCCTGTGGCAGGAGGGTCACACCGCTTTCGCCGACAAGGAAGAAGCCGCCAAGGAGGTGCTAGACATCCTCGACCTTTATGCCTTGGTGTACACCCATCTGCTGGCTATTCCTGTAGTCAAGGGCCGCAAGACTGAGAAGGAGAAGTTCGCGGGTGGTGACTACACCACCACCGTGGAGGCTTTCATCTCGGCTTCAGGACGTGCCATTCAAGGAGCTACCAGCCACCATTTGGGTCAGAATTTCTCCAAGATGTTCGAAATCGTGTACGAGGACCCTGAAACGCAGCAGAAGAAGTACGTTTACCAGAACTCCTGGGGCCTAACTACTCGCACGATTGGCGTGATGATCATGGTGCATGCGGATAACCAGGGCCTGGTGTTGCCCCCACATGTTGCCTGCATTCAGGCCATTGTGGTGCCATGCGGCATCACCGTTAACACCAAGGATGACGAGCGGGCGCAGCTGCTAGACGCTTGCAAGGCCCTTGAGAAGCGCCTTGTCGGCGGTGGAGTTCGTTGCGAGGGTGACTATCGGGACAACTACTCGCCCGGCTGGAAGTTCAATCACTGGGAACTGAAGGGCGTGCCGCTGCGCTTGGAAGTGGGTCCCAAGGACCTGAAGGCCCAACAACTGGTGGCCGTGCGTCGCGACACTGGCGAGAAGATCACCATACCGCTGGCCGATGTGGAGAAGAAGATCCCCGCGCTGCTCGAAACAATACATGCGAGCATGCTTAAGAAGGCAGAAGAGGATCTGACCAGTCACACGAAAAAGGTGACCAACTGGACGGACTTCTGTGGTTTCCTAGAGCAGAAGAATCTCCTTCTGGCTCCCTTCTGCGGCGAGATCAGCTGCGAGGACAAGATCAAGGCGGACAGCGCCCGCGGCGAAGAGGCCGAGCCAGGAGCTCCGGCGATGGGTGCCAAGTCGCTGTGTATTCCCTTCGATCAGCCAGCGCCCATTGCGGCAAGCGATAAGTGCATCAACCCCAACTGCACCAACAAGCCCAAGTTCTACACGCTCTTTGGACGAAGCTactag
- the LOC120450773 gene encoding bifunctional glutamate/proline--tRNA ligase isoform X2, translated as MLNYLACGALSSTSKKASSPVSSSGQASELDSQITQQGDLVRDLKSKKAAKDQIDVAVKKLLALKADYKSATGKDWKPGQTPAPSASVPAASSSPANDAVSVNASIVKQGDLVRDLKGKKASKPEIDAAVKTLLELKAQYKTLTGQDWKPGTVPPTAAPAATPAPSAAAANDSVAQILSQITAQGDKVRELKSAKADKATVDAAVKTLLSLKADYKAATGSDWKPGTTAPAPAAAAVKVKQEKNPEPASGPAVNTLLDKIAQQGDKIRQLKLAKSEKSLVEAEVKLLLALKTDYKSLTGQEWKPGTVAPAPTTVAVVDLTGGDSGSDVGSVLSKIQAQGDKIRKLKSEKAAKNVIDPEVKALLALKAEYKTLSGKDWTPDAKAEPAVVKKEASPVSMASPAKDELTQEINAQGEKVRAAKGNKVAKEVIDAEVAKLLALKAKYKEVTGTDFPVAGRGGGGGGGGSAKKAPKDAQPKPAKPVKKEPAADASGAVKKQTRLGLEATKEDNLPDWYSQVITKGEMIEYYDVSGCYILRHWSFAIWKAIKTWFDAEITRMGVKECYFPIFVSKAVLEKEKTHIADFAPEVAWVTKSGDSDLAEPIAVRPTSETVMYPAYAKWVQSYRDLPIRLNQWNNVVRWEFKQPTPFLRTREFLWQEGHTAFADKEEAAKEVLDILDLYALVYTHLLAIPVVKGRKTEKEKFAGGDYTTTVEAFISASGRAIQGATSHHLGQNFSKMFEIVYEDPETQQKKYVYQNSWGLTTRTIGVMIMVHADNQGLVLPPHVACIQAIVVPCGITVNTKDDERAQLLDACKALEKRLVGGGVRCEGDYRDNYSPGWKFNHWELKGVPLRLEVGPKDLKAQQLVAVRRDTGEKITIPLADVEKKIPALLETIHASMLKKAEEDLTSHTKKVTNWTDFCGFLEQKNLLLAPFCGEISCEDKIKADSARGEEAEPGAPAMGAKSLCIPFDQPAPIAASDKCINPNCTNKPKFYTLFGRSY; from the exons ATGCTGAACTACCTGGCGTGTGGAGCGTTATCGTCAACCTCA AAAAAGGCATCCTCACCTGTAAGTTCTTCCGGTCAAGCTTCCGAATTGGACAGTCAAATTACCCAGCAAGGCGATCTGGTCCGAGATCTGAAATCCAAGAAAGCTGCCAAGGATCAAATCGATGTTGCTGTGAAGAAGCTGCTCGCCCTGAAAGCGGATTACAAGTCAGCTACTGGAAAGGATTGGAAACCGGGGCAAactcctgctccttctgcaTCTGTACCTGCCGCCAGCTCATCCCCTGCCAACGACGCCGTTTCCGTTAACGCCAGTATTGTCAAGCAAGGCGATTTGGTCAGAGATCTGAAGGGAAAGAAGGCTAGCAAACCGGAGATTGACGCTGCTGTTAAAACCCTTCTTGAACTCAAGGCTCAGTACAAAACTCTCACCGGTCAGGATTGGAAGCCAGGCACTGTACCACCCACTGCCGCTCCAGCTGCAACTCCTGCTCCATCTGCCGCCGCTGCCAACGATTCGGTGGCCCAAATTCTTAGCCAAATCACTGCCCAGGGTGACAAAGTCCGGGAACTAAAGTCAGCTAAAGCCGATAAGGCCACCGTTGATGCTGCAGTAAAGACGCTGCTTAGCTTGAAGGCTGACTACAAAGCAGCCACCGGCAGTGACTGGAAGCCAGGCACCACAGCTCCAGCtcccgcagcagcagcagtaaaaGTCAAACAGGAGAAGAATCCGGAGCCAGCTTCTGGCCCTGCGGTAAACACACTGCTTGACAAGATCGCGCAGCAGGGTGATAAAATTCGTCAATTGAAATTGGCGAAATCGGAGAAATCTCTTGTGGAAGCTGAGGTTAAACTTCTGCTGGCTCTAAAAACGGACTACAAATCCCTAACGGGTCAGGAGTGGAAACCAGGCACTGTGGCACCCGCTCCCACAACTGTTGCCGTTGTAGATCTCACTGGTGGAGATTCCGGCAGTGACGTCGGCAGTGTCTTGAGCAAGATTCAGGCACAAGGCGATAAGATCCGGAAACTAAAGTCAGAGAAGGCAGCCAAGAACGTTATCGATCCTGAGGTTAAGGCTCTGCTGGCCCTTAAAGCTGAATACAAGACGCTGAGCGGTAAGGACTGGACACCAGACGCTAAGGCTGAACCAGCTGTTGTAAAAAAAGAAGCTAGCCCCGTTTCGATGGCATCGCCGGCTAAGGATGAACTCACCCAGGAGATTAATGCTCAGGGGGAGAAGGTACGCGCCGCGAAGGGTAATAAGGTAGCCAAGGAAGTGATCGATGCTGAAGTGGCCAAGTTGTTGGCACTCAAGGCCAAGTACAAGGAGGTCACGGGCACCGATTTCCCTGTTGCAGGTCGCGGaggtggcggcggaggaggaggttCAGCCAAGAAAGCGCCAAAGGACGCGCAACCAAAGCCAGCCAAGCCAGTGAAAAAGGAGCCTGCAGCCGATGCGTCCGGAGCTGTAAAGAAGCAAACCCGTCTGGGTCTGGAGGCTACCAAGGAGGATAACTTGCCCGACTGGTACTCGCAGGTTATCACCAAGGGTGAGATGATCGAATATTACGACGTTTCTGGATGCTACATTCTGCGTCACTGGTCCTTCGCCATTTGGAAAGCCATTAAGACTTGGTTCGATGCTGAGATTACACGCATGGGCGTCAAGGAGTGCTACTTCCCCATCTTCGTTTCTAAAGCGGTGCTGGAAAAGGAGAAGACGCACATCGCGGACTTCGCGCCGGAGGTGGCCTGGGTCACCAAGTCCGGTGACTCTGATTTGGCCGAGCCAATCGCAGTGCGTCCTACCTCCGAGACCGTCATGTACCCCGCCTACGCGAAATGGGTACAGTCCTACAGGGATCTGCCGATTCGTCTCAATCAGTGGAATAACGTTGTC CGCTGGGAATTCAAGCAGCCAACTCCTTTCCTGCGTACCCGCGAGTTCCTGTGGCAGGAGGGTCACACCGCTTTCGCCGACAAGGAAGAAGCCGCCAAGGAGGTGCTAGACATCCTCGACCTTTATGCCTTGGTGTACACCCATCTGCTGGCTATTCCTGTAGTCAAGGGCCGCAAGACTGAGAAGGAGAAGTTCGCGGGTGGTGACTACACCACCACCGTGGAGGCTTTCATCTCGGCTTCAGGACGTGCCATTCAAGGAGCTACCAGCCACCATTTGGGTCAGAATTTCTCCAAGATGTTCGAAATCGTGTACGAGGACCCTGAAACGCAGCAGAAGAAGTACGTTTACCAGAACTCCTGGGGCCTAACTACTCGCACGATTGGCGTGATGATCATGGTGCATGCGGATAACCAGGGCCTGGTGTTGCCCCCACATGTTGCCTGCATTCAGGCCATTGTGGTGCCATGCGGCATCACCGTTAACACCAAGGATGACGAGCGGGCGCAGCTGCTAGACGCTTGCAAGGCCCTTGAGAAGCGCCTTGTCGGCGGTGGAGTTCGTTGCGAGGGTGACTATCGGGACAACTACTCGCCCGGCTGGAAGTTCAATCACTGGGAACTGAAGGGCGTGCCGCTGCGCTTGGAAGTGGGTCCCAAGGACCTGAAGGCCCAACAACTGGTGGCCGTGCGTCGCGACACTGGCGAGAAGATCACCATACCGCTGGCCGATGTGGAGAAGAAGATCCCCGCGCTGCTCGAAACAATACATGCGAGCATGCTTAAGAAGGCAGAAGAGGATCTGACCAGTCACACGAAAAAGGTGACCAACTGGACGGACTTCTGTGGTTTCCTAGAGCAGAAGAATCTCCTTCTGGCTCCCTTCTGCGGCGAGATCAGCTGCGAGGACAAGATCAAGGCGGACAGCGCCCGCGGCGAAGAGGCCGAGCCAGGAGCTCCGGCGATGGGTGCCAAGTCGCTGTGTATTCCCTTCGATCAGCCAGCGCCCATTGCGGCAAGCGATAAGTGCATCAACCCCAACTGCACCAACAAGCCCAAGTTCTACACGCTCTTTGGACGAAGCTactag
- the LOC120452728 gene encoding AP-1 complex subunit sigma-2 isoform X2: protein MMLFMLLFSRQGKLRLQKWYMAYPDKVKKKITRELVTTILARKPKMCSFLEWKDCKIVYKRYASLYFCCAIEQNDNELLTLEIIHRYVELLDKYFGSVCELDIIFNFEKAYFILDELLIGGEIQETSKKNVLKAIASQDLLQEDEAVEGTLRDIGLL from the exons ATG ATGCTTTTCATGCTGCTGTTCAGTCGGCAGGGCAAGCTGCGTTTACAAAAGTGGTACATGGCCTATCCGGATAAGGTGAAAAAGAAGATCACCCGGGAACTGGTCACCACGATACTGGCCCGCAAGCCCAAAATGTGCTCCTTTCTGGAGTGGAAGGACTGCAAGATTGTCTACAAAAG ATATGCAAGCTTGTATTTCTGTTGCGCCATCGAGCAGAACGACAACGAACTGCTGACACTGGAGATCATTCATCGCTATGTGGAGCTGTTGGATAAGTACTTTGGCAGC GTCTGCGAGCTGGACATTATCTTTAACTTTGAAAAAGCATACTTTATCCTGGATGAGCTGCTCATTGGCGGCGAGATCCAGGAGACGTCCAAAAAGAACGTACTTAAGGCGATCGCCTCGCAGGATCTGCTCCAAGAG GACGAAGCCGTTGAGGGCACTTTAAGAGACATTGGACTCCTCTAA
- the LOC120452728 gene encoding AP-1 complex subunit sigma-2 isoform X3 has product MMLFMLLFSRQGKLRLQKWYMAYPDKVKKKITRELVTTILARKPKMCSFLEWKDCKIVYKRYASLYFCCAIEQNDNELLTLEIIHRYVELLDKYFGSVCELDIIFNFEKAYFILDELLIGGEIQETSKKNVLKAIASQDLLQEDFNEYLN; this is encoded by the exons ATG ATGCTTTTCATGCTGCTGTTCAGTCGGCAGGGCAAGCTGCGTTTACAAAAGTGGTACATGGCCTATCCGGATAAGGTGAAAAAGAAGATCACCCGGGAACTGGTCACCACGATACTGGCCCGCAAGCCCAAAATGTGCTCCTTTCTGGAGTGGAAGGACTGCAAGATTGTCTACAAAAG ATATGCAAGCTTGTATTTCTGTTGCGCCATCGAGCAGAACGACAACGAACTGCTGACACTGGAGATCATTCATCGCTATGTGGAGCTGTTGGATAAGTACTTTGGCAGC GTCTGCGAGCTGGACATTATCTTTAACTTTGAAAAAGCATACTTTATCCTGGATGAGCTGCTCATTGGCGGCGAGATCCAGGAGACGTCCAAAAAGAACGTACTTAAGGCGATCGCCTCGCAGGATCTGCTCCAAGAG GACTTCAATGAGTATCTCAACTAA